In the Colletotrichum higginsianum IMI 349063 chromosome 7 map unlocalized unitig_7, whole genome shotgun sequence genome, one interval contains:
- a CDS encoding Replication factor C subunit 5 translates to MALIVDKHRPKSLEALSYHQDLSDRLSSLAQSGDFPHLLVYGPSGAGKKTRIVATLKELYGPGVEKIKIDARVFQTSSNRKLEFNIVASNYHLEITPSDVGNYDRVVIQDLLKEVAQTQQVDQSAKQKFKVVVINEADHLTRDAQAALRRTMEKYSPNLRLILLANSTANIIAPIRSRTLLVRVAAPTHEQICDVLAVSAKKENWPMVKGLHMRIAQESGRNLRRALLMYEAVHAQNEKVTDTTPIPPPDWEALISQIAREIIDEHTPARILQVRAKLYDLLTHCIPATTILKTLTFKLIPLIDDALKAEVIKWSAFYEHRIRMGTKVIFHLEAFVAKFMRIMEMYLMSMDL, encoded by the exons ATGGCGCTCATTGTCGACAAACACAGACCGAAGTCACTGGAGGCTCTGTCGTACCATCAAGACCTGTCAGATAGGCTTAGCTCTCTT GCGCAAAGCGGAGATTTCCCCCATCTGCTGGTGTACGGCCCGTCTGGCGCTGGCAAGAAGACACGCATTGTCGCCACTCTCAAGGAGCTATACGGACCCGGCGTAGAGAAGATCAAGATCGATGCTCGTGTCTTCCAGACGTCTAGCAACCGCAAGCTCGAGTTCAACATTGTCGCGTCGAATTATCACCTCGAGATCACACCATCGGACGTCGGAAACTATGACCGAGTTGTCATCCAGGACCTGCTGAAAGAGGTGGCACAAACACAACAAGTTGACCAGTCGGCGAAGCAGAAGTTCAAGGTCGTGGTCATCAATGAGGCCGACCACCTCACGAGAGACGCGCAGGCGGCGCTGCGTCGGACAATGGAGAAGTACTCTCCAAACTTGCGGCTgatcctcctcgccaatTCGACGGCCAACATTATTGCCCCCATCCGATCGAGAACGCTACTCGTCAGAGTGGCTGCACCAACACACGAGCAGATCTGTGATGTCCTGGCAGTGTCAGCGAAGAAAGAGAACTGGCCCATGGTCAAGGGCCTGCACATGAGGATAGCGCAAGAGAGCGGCAGGAATCTGCGCCGAGCTTTGCTCATGTACGAGGCCGTCCACGCACAAAA CGAGAAAGTGACGGATACCACACCGATTCCCCCACCAGACTGGGAAGCTCTGATCAGCCAGATCGCGAGGGAGATCATCGACGAACACACCCCTGCTCGGATTCTTCAAGTGCGAGCAAAGCTTTACGACCTCCTGACGCATTGCAtaccggcgacgacgattCTCAAGACCCTCACCTTCAAGCTCATCCCGCTGATAGACGACGCACTGAAGGCCGAAGTGATCAAGTGGTCGGCGTTCTACGAACACCGAATCAGGATGGGCACAAAGGTCATCTTCCATCTGGAAGCATTCGTGGCCAAGTTCATGAGGATCATGGAAATGTACTTGATGAGCATGGATTTGTGA
- a CDS encoding Ribosomal protein L16p/L10e has product MRPNAPTALLSAFQGLRISATPSFRPLGAAIRPQLTKPLVASQILRDVRPFSSTPARQGNWLEPSIDRTKKMMKGRPRVATGGSTKGTTVIWGDYGLRMKDHHRRISAKQLKNAEDTIKMRLRGQKYRLYKRVCCNVGVYVSGNEMRMGKGKGSFDHWAARVAVNQIVFEIRGMLHEAVAKDAFRLAGNKLPGQWEFVHKGEPPVVGITKLDGITLEDLKRPRKPVAPKDLLAEAASKPTSASSTTSPSAKP; this is encoded by the exons ATGAGGCCCAACGCTCCTACGGCGCTTCTCAGCGCTTTTCAAGGCCTCAGGATATCTGCGACGCCATCCTTCAGACCGCTTGGTGCTGCGATCCGACCCCAATTGACGAAGCCGCTGGTCGCATCTCAGATCCTCCGCGATGTCCGCCCATTCTCCTCGACGCCTGCGAGGCAAGGCAACTGGCTCGAACCCTCGATCGACCgaacgaagaagatgatgaaaGGACGGCCCCGTGTGGCCACTGGAGGTTCAACCAAGGGCACAACCGTTATCTGGGGTGACTATGGTCTTCGAATGAAGGATCATCACCGCAGAATCAGCGCCAAGCAGCTCAAGAACGCGGAGGACACGATTAAGATGAGATTGCGTGGTCAGAAATACCGACTGTACAAGAGAGTATGCTGCAACGTTGGTGTTTACGTGTCGGGTAACGAG ATGCGTATGGGTAAGGGAAAGGGTTCTTTCGACCATTGGGCAGCACGTGTGGCTGTCAACCAGATTGTTTTCGAGATCAGAGGAATGCTTCACGAGGCAGTTGCGAAGGATGCTTTTCGTCTGGCAGGCAACAAGTTGCCTG GCCAGTGGGAGTTCGTGCACAAGGGGGAACCTCCTGTCGTTGGTATCACCAAGCTGGACGGTATTACGCTGGAGGATCTGAAGAGGCCAAGAAAGCCGGTTGCGCCCAAGGATTTGCTGGCTGAGGCCGCAAGCAAGCCAACGAGCGCTTCATCTACCACCTCGCCGTCTGCCAAGCCGTAA
- a CDS encoding Replication factor RFC1 C terminal domain-containing protein, with protein MPDIRSFFGPKGGAAPKPPAKKVEEPVKGRRNRKVVEDSDDDDEPVPAPKPAVKAADKKKTKAEAVNGTETTASDYFSKPAKASRSAPATKADQTTKVKNEVEIRTSPRNKKTTAKPAEPAQNGSAAIKKRGTTTYTKLESDDDADAYKDDGDEEDDDIFAADVKGRNKRKNDDYAEDESEDDLLPKPKRVASRSAVAATPIKSTRATAGAKRRKTPEDDEEESEEDQPPKKKAPAKPRAPRAKKADEPEDSAYQSILNDIPTVRPPTPPAKDPDAKFDWRKNAGSGGNSSAVPPNAGSVELPEGEEECLSGLTFVFTGVLQTIGREEGQTLVKKYGGKVTGAPSSKTSYVVLGDDAGPSKLKKIRDMKIKTINEEGLFELIRRLPAYGGSGKGAEKAREKKKKDEEAIKRQALEMEQEEKARKAAAEKAAKQAAAARGTAAPTTPTAAPVQLWTSKYAPTQINHICGNKAQVEKIQAWLENWHKAKKYDFQRRGADGMGATRSIIISGPPGIGKTTSAHLAAKLAGFDVIESNASDTRSKKLVENGVSDVMNNTSLLGFFAGDGKKVDGGKKNIVLIMDEVDGMSAGDRGGVGALAKFCKKTEIPLILICNERKLPKMKPFDFVAMDVPFRRPTVEQVRSRIMTICHREGLKLPVQVIDALIEGSNKDIRQIINMISTAKLDQASMDFDKGKAMSKAWEKHVILKPWDICQKMLGGGLFAPASKTTLNEKIELYFNDHEFSYLMIQENYLRTKPMALNNRGYNKREENLKYLELVDQAAESISDGDLVDRMIHGPQQQWSLMPTHAIFSTVRPSSFVAGQLMGSNFTSWLGNNSKTGKLGRYVRELHSHMRLRSSGDANEIRQQYLPVLWDQTVRRLSVEGKDSVDEIIALMDSYYLTRDDFDAIQELGVGPQAEGRADIESKTKAAFTRTYNAMSHPIPFMKASNVMEPKKAAKQAPDLEEAIEEDDDVDVAEPAEPAEDDQLDLKGDKYIKQPKPKAKRATKKAKADDEDGDDAGVKPKKGRPSGKATAAKGKGKK; from the exons ATGCCTGACATTCGGTCCTTTTTTGGGCCAAAGGGAGGTGCAGCCCCCAAGCCTCCAGCgaagaaggtcgaggagccTGTCAAGGGTCGAAGAAACAGGAAAGTCGTTGAGGAcagtgacgacgacgatgaacCTGTTCCTGCACC GAAGCCGGCAGTGAAAGCTGCtgacaagaagaagaccaa AGCCGAGGCTGTAAATGGAACCGAGACTACAGCCAGCGATTACTTTTCGAAGCCTGCTAAGGCTTCCAGATCTGCACCCGCTACAAAAGCAGACCAAACCACCAAAGTGAAAAACGAGGTTGAGATTCGGACTAGCCCACGCAACAAGAAGACGACTGCGAAACCGGCAGAACCCGCCCAGAACGGGAGTGCGGCGATCAAAAAGCGAGGTACCACAACGTATACAAAGCTCGagtcggacgacgacgccgatgcctacaaagatgatggtgacgaggaggacgacgacataTTCGCTGCCGATGTCAAAGGCCGAAACAAGCGGAAGAACGACGACTATGCCGAGGATGAAAGTGAAGACGATCTGTTACCAAAGCCGAAACGCGTGGCTTCCCGAAGTGCTGTCGCCGCGACCCCAATCAAGAGCACCAGAGCGACGGCGGGTGCGAAGAGACGCAAGACCCccgaagacgatgaagagGAGTCCGAGGAGGATCAGCCACCGAAAAAGAAGGCCCCTGCCAAGCCACGTGCTCCCCGAGCCAAGAAGGCAGATGAACCCGAAGATTCGGCGTACCAATCGATTCTGAATGACATCCCTACCGTTCGGCCCCCTACACCTCCTGCCAAGGATCCGGACGCAAAGTTCGACTGGAGGAAGAACGCTGGCTCTGGCGGAAATAGCAGTGCAGTGCCTCCGAATGCCGGCTCTGTCGAATtgcccgagggcgaggaggagtGTCTTTCGGGACTGACCTTTGTGTTCACTGGTGTTCTTCAAACCATCGGCCGCGAGGAGGGCCAGACGCTGGTCAAGAAATATGGCGGCAAAGTCACCGGAGCACCCAGCAGCAAGACCAGTTATGTTGTTCTTGGAGACGACGCAGGCCCCAGCAAGTTGAAGAAGATCAGAGACATGAAAATCAAAACCATCAACGAGGAAGGCCTGTTCGAACTCATTAGACGACTGCCCGCCTACGGCGGTAGCGGCAAAGGTGCGGAGAAGGCtcgagagaagaagaagaaggacgaagAAGCCATCAAGAGGCAAGCTCTGGAAATGGAGCAAGAAGAGAAGGCCAGAAAGGCCGCAGCAGAGAAGGCGGCCAAGCAAGCAGCGGCTGCGCGCGGGACCGCCGCACCAACGACTCCGACCGCGGCCCCAGTGCAGCTCTGGACCTCCAAGTATGCACCAACCCAAATCAACCACATTTGTGGCAACAAGGCGCAGGTCGAGAAAATTCAGGCCTGGCTCGAAAATTGGCACAAGGCAAAGAAGTACGATTTTCAGAGGCGTGGGGCGGACGGTATGGGCGCCACGCgatccatcatcatctcaGGCCCCCCAGGTATCGGCAAGACGACTTCAGCCCACCTGGCGGCCAAACTGGCTGGATTCGATGTCATCGAGAGCAACGCCAGTGACACCCGCAGCAAGAAACTTGTCGAAAATGGTGTCAGTGATGTCATGAATAACACGTCGCTtctcggcttcttcgccggagacggcaagaaggtcgatgggggaaagaaaaacaTCGTTCTGATCATGGATGAAGTCGATGGAATGTCAGCAGGAGATCGTGGCGGTGTTGGTGCCCTAGCCAAATTCTGCAAGAAGACCGAGATACCCCTCATTCTCATCTGCAATGAGCGTAAGCTGCCAAAGATGAAGCCTTTCGACTTTGTGGCTATGGATGTTCCCTTCCGACGACCAACGGTAGAGCAGGTCCGATCCCGCATCATGACCATCTGCCACCGCGAAGGGCTGAAGCTCCCTGTCCAAGTCATTGATGCTCTGATTGAGGGCAGCAACAAGGACATCCGCCAGATCATCAACATGATCTCCACCGCCAAGCTCGACCAAGCATCTATGGATTTCGACAAAGGCAAGGCCATGTCGAAGGCATGGGAGAAGCACGTCATTCTCAAGCCATGGGACATCTGCCAGAAGATGCTGGGTGGCGGATTGTTCGCTCCAGCAAGCAAGACTACCCTGAACGAAAAGATCGAGCTCTATTTCAACGACCACGAGTTCAGTTACCTCATGATCCAGGAGAACTATCTCAGGACGAAGCCAATGGCACTCAACAACAGAGGTTACAACAAGCGGGAAGAGAACCTCAAATACCTCGAACTTGTGGACCAGGCGGCCGAGAGTATCAGCGATGGCGACCTGGTCGACCGTATGATTCACGGGCCTCAGCAGCAATGGAGTCTGATGCCCACACACGCAATCTTCAGTACAGTTCGGCCCTCAAGCTTCGTGGCTGGCCAGCTCATGGGTTCCAACTTCACTTCCTGGCTCGGCAACAATAGCAAGACTGGCAAGCTCGGTCGATATGTCCGTGAGCTGCATTCTCACATGAGACTCCGGTCTTCAGGCGATGCCAACGAGATCCGCCAGCAATACTTGCCTGTACTCTGGGACCAGACGGTCCGCCGCTTGTCTGTCGAAGGCAAGGATTCCGTTGACGAAATCATCGCGCTGATGGATAGCTACTATCTGACACGGGACGACTTCGACGCGATTCAAGAGCTTGGTGTTGGTCCTCAAGCTGAGGGTCGCGCTGACATTGAGTcgaagacgaaggcggcATTCACTCGAAC TTACAACGCCATGTCTCATCCCATTCCCTTCATGAAGGCCAGCAATGTTATGgagccgaagaaggccgcgAAGCAGGCTCCCGACCTTGAAGAAGCGattgaagaagacgacgatgtcgatgttgCTGAGCCTGCTGAGCCTGCTGAAGATGACCAGCTCGACTTGAAGGGGGATAAGTACATCAAGCAGCCGAAGCCCAAGGCCAAGAGGGCCACTAAGAAAGCCAAAgcggatgacgaggatggtgACGATGCAGGTGTCAAGCCTAAGAAGGGCCGGCCCAGTGGCAAGGCAACAGCTGCTAAaggcaagggcaagaagtGA